A single region of the Bacteroidales bacterium genome encodes:
- a CDS encoding TolC family protein has translation MQKILNLKILLSTVVLLFSGHFVTKAQTTTKELTLNQVIDLAREQSLGALVAKHQFRASYWEFRSYKARYLPRITLQSDFPQFSRALKKYQNPDGSYSYVEDNVNTSTLDLTMQQNIGLTGGYLRVNTDLQRIDQFGENRAHFYRSSPVSISYHQPNLFYNEYRWEKEIEPLKYKEARKEYLASLEEVTIQAVNYFFDLLLAQKNLEIAKANYANADTLYGISRKRYEIGTIAENELMNMKLSYLNAETNKNEARVDLQGARIRLRSFLGFNENVELELTAPSDVPDLTIDASKATELAVENNPRMVNFKKQLLQARQNVAQARADKGLNADLFARFGLTQQAEEFNNVYKNPQNQESITVGMEIPLADWGQSEGRYRMAQSSQEVTKANVEQSKREFRQNVALMVMQFNLQDDQVEVKEQANQTAQQRYDITRKRFLVGKVSVLELNDASRQQDESMRNYIQSLRNFWQDYYEIRRMTLYDFMDQEKLTEEFEALHE, from the coding sequence ATGCAGAAAATTTTAAACCTCAAAATCCTACTATCTACAGTTGTTCTGTTATTCAGTGGACATTTTGTTACAAAAGCTCAAACCACCACAAAAGAACTCACCTTAAACCAGGTGATCGACCTGGCCAGGGAGCAGTCGCTGGGGGCGCTGGTGGCCAAGCACCAGTTCAGGGCCAGTTACTGGGAGTTCCGATCCTACAAGGCCAGGTACCTGCCCAGGATCACTTTGCAGTCCGATTTTCCCCAGTTCAGCCGAGCCCTCAAAAAATACCAGAATCCTGACGGTTCCTACTCTTATGTAGAGGACAATGTGAATACCTCCACGCTGGACCTCACGATGCAGCAAAATATAGGACTTACCGGGGGATACCTGAGGGTTAACACCGATCTCCAGCGAATTGATCAGTTTGGCGAAAACCGGGCGCATTTTTACAGGTCTTCCCCGGTGAGCATCAGCTACCACCAACCCAACCTGTTTTACAACGAATATAGATGGGAAAAGGAGATCGAACCGCTCAAATACAAGGAAGCCAGGAAGGAGTACCTTGCCTCCCTGGAGGAAGTGACCATACAGGCAGTAAACTACTTCTTCGATCTTTTGCTGGCCCAGAAAAACCTGGAAATAGCTAAAGCCAACTATGCCAATGCCGATACGCTTTACGGAATATCCAGAAAGCGGTACGAGATCGGCACCATTGCCGAAAACGAGCTGATGAACATGAAGCTGAGCTACCTCAACGCGGAGACAAACAAGAACGAGGCCCGCGTGGATCTCCAGGGCGCCAGGATACGCCTTAGATCGTTCCTGGGCTTCAATGAAAACGTAGAGCTTGAGCTTACCGCCCCTTCCGACGTGCCGGATTTAACCATCGACGCGTCAAAAGCGACAGAGCTTGCCGTTGAAAACAACCCGCGGATGGTTAATTTTAAAAAACAACTGCTGCAGGCCAGGCAGAATGTGGCCCAGGCTAGAGCCGACAAGGGGCTTAATGCCGATCTGTTTGCCCGCTTCGGGCTCACCCAGCAGGCCGAGGAGTTTAATAATGTATACAAGAATCCCCAGAACCAGGAAAGCATCACCGTGGGAATGGAAATTCCGCTGGCAGACTGGGGTCAGTCTGAAGGACGTTACCGAATGGCCCAGTCAAGCCAGGAAGTGACCAAAGCCAATGTCGAGCAGTCAAAGCGAGAGTTCAGGCAAAATGTAGCTTTGATGGTGATGCAGTTCAACCTGCAGGACGATCAGGTGGAGGTTAAAGAGCAAGCCAACCAGACAGCCCAGCAAAGGTACGACATCACCCGGAAGCGTTTTTTGGTAGGCAAAGTGAGCGTGCTGGAGCTGAACGACGCCTCCCGCCAACAGGATGAGTCCATGAGGAACTACATCCAGTCGCTGAGAAACTTTTGGCAGGATTATTACGAGATAAGACGCATGACGCTCTACGATTTTATGGACCAGGAAAAGCTTACAGAGGAATTTGAGGCGTTGCATGAATGA